Proteins encoded within one genomic window of Triticum aestivum cultivar Chinese Spring chromosome 2D, IWGSC CS RefSeq v2.1, whole genome shotgun sequence:
- the LOC123052707 gene encoding casein kinase 1-like protein HD16, whose amino-acid sequence MPLLRSSTRQARLRFRKLDDQQAEPAVKPVPPAPQRAGKHVHIPAARGRKGAPWRRVVPAPRRARKGAEVVDLDANLGSEHLPKAVAIHAVVCESKDPALNKVAQGVGNKGLRMDGESAEKLVGAEDDSTIAPIPERVHVGNSPVYITDRKLGKGGFGQVYVGRRVSGGTARTGPDAYEVALKFEHRSSKGCNFAPPYEWQVYQTLSGCYGVPAVHYKGRQGDYFILVMDILGPSLWDVWNSLGQAMSPHMAACIAVEAISILEKFHSKGFVHGDVKPENFLLGLPGSPEEKKLFLIDLGLASRWRDSSGQHVDYDQRPDIFRGTIRYASAHAHLGRTGSRRDDLESLAYTLIFLIKGRLPWQGYQGDTKSFLVCKKKMATSPDMLCSFCPPPFKQFLESVTNMKFDEEPNYAKLISLFESLIESPASRPIRIDGALKVGQKRGRLLVNHEEDDQPKKKVRLGSPASQWISVYNARRPMKQRYHYNVADNRLQQHIEKGNEDGLYISCVASSANLWALIMDAGTGFGSQVHELSPVFLHKDWIMDQWEKSFYITAIAGALNGSSLVVMSKGTPYTQQSYKVSESFPFKWINKKWKEGFHVTSMATAGNRWGVVMSRNSGYSGQIVELDFLYPSEGIHWRWEHGYRITSSAATGDQAAFILSKPKRKPVDETQETLRTSAFPSNHVKDKWAKNLYIASICYGRTVS is encoded by the exons ATGCCATTACTGCGCAGCAGTACTCGCCAAGCACGTCTGAGGTTCAGGAAGCTTGACGATCAACAAGCAGAGCCGGCTGTGAAACCGGTGCCACCTGCTCCACAGAGAGCAGGGAAGCACGTTCATATACCTGCTGCCAGGGGCAGAAAGGGTGCTCCTTGGAGAAGAGTGGTGCCGGCACCAAGGCGTGCAAGAAAGGGGGCGGAAGTTGTTGACTTGGATGCTAACCTGGGTTCTGAACACCTCCCTAAAGCTGTTGCCATACATGCAGTTGTTTGTGAATCCAAGGACCCTGCTTTGAACAAGGTTGCTCAGGGTGTCGGCAATAAAGGTTTGAGAATGGATGGTGAAAGTGCTGAGAAGCTTGTCGGCGCTGAAGACGATTCAACAATAGCACCAATCCCGGAGAGG GTTCACGTAGGTAATTCTCCTGTGTATATAACTGACAGGAAACTAGGTAAAGGTGGCTTTGGTCAAGTGTATGTTGGTAGAAGGGTATCTGGTGGGACTGCTCGCACTGGTCCTGATGCATATGAG GTTGCATTGAAGTTTGAGCACCGGAGTAGTAAAGGGTGCAATTTTGCCCCCCCATATGAGTGGCAAGTTTATCA GACTCTCAGCGGCTGCTATGGTGTACCGGCAGTCCACTATAAGGGCCGGCAGGGCGACTACTTTATCCTT GTAATGGATATCCTTGGTCCCAGTCTTTGGGATGTATGGAATTCGCTGGGACAAGC GATGTCTCCACATATGGCTGCTTGCATTGCTGTAGAAGCCATATCAATTCTTGAGAAGTTTCATTCCAAAGG GTTTGTTCATGGTGATGTGAAACCAGAGAACTTTCTGCTTGGTCTGCCTGGATCACCTGAGGAGAAGAAGCTTTTCCTTATTGATCTTGGTTTAG CATCAAGGTGGAGAGATTCGTCAGGTCAACATGTTGATTATGATCAAAGGCCTGATATCTTCAG GGGCACAATTAGATATGCAAGTGCTCATGCTCATCTAGGTCGTACAGGTAGTAGGAGGGATGATTTAGAGTCATTGGCATACACCCTTATATTTTTAATAAAAGGAAGATTGCCTTGGCAAGGCTACCAG GGAGATACCAAGAGTTTCCTTGTTTGCAAGAAAAAAATGGCTACCTCTCCGGATATGTTATGCAGTTTCTGCCCACCTCCGTTCAAACAGTTTCTTGAGTCTGTCACAAATATGAAATTTGATGAAGAGCCAAATTACGCCAAACTTATTTCTCTCTTTGAAAGTTTGATTGAATCACCTGCGTCAAGGCCCATCAGAATTGATGGGGCCCTTAAG GTGGGGCAAAAACGTGGAAGGCTACTTGTAAATCATGAAGAAGATGATCAGCCTAAGAAGAAAGTTAGATTAGGGAGCCCAGCATCACAGTGGATTTCAGTTTACAATGCCAGGCGCCCTATGAAGCAGCG GTATCATTACAATGTGGCTGACAACAGGCTTCAACAGCATATAGAAAAGGGTAATGAGGATGGTCTATACATCAGTTGTGTGGCTTCTTCAGCAAACCTTTGGGCTCTCATTATGGATGCAGGAACTGGTTTCGGTTCTCAGGTTCATGAACTCTCACCTGTTTTTCTACATAAG GACTGGATAATGGATCAGTGGGAGAAAAGTTTCTACATAACAGCAATAGCTGGAGCATTGAACGGAAGTTCATTGGTTGTAATGTCTAAAG GAACTCCTTACACTCAACAATCATACAAGGTTAGCGAATCATTCCCCTTCAAGTGGATCAATAAAAAGTGGAAAGAAGGTTTTCATGTAACATCTATGGCCACAGCTGGAAATCGCTGGGGAGTAGTCATGTCAAGGAACTCTGGCTATTCTGGACAG ATTGTTGAGTTGGATTTCCTGTATCCAAGTGAAGGCATCCATTGGCGATGGGAGCATGGTTACAGAATAACTTCTTCAGCAGCTACCGGTGATCAAGCCGCTTTTATCTTGAGCAAGCCAAAACGGAAACCAGTAGACGAGACACAAGAAACTCTACGGACCTCAGCCTTTCCCAGCAACCATGTAAAG GATAAATGGGCCAAGAATCTGTACATTGCTTCAATCTGCTACGGGAGAACTGTCAGTTGA